One Desulfobulbus propionicus DSM 2032 DNA segment encodes these proteins:
- a CDS encoding phage tail sheath subtilisin-like domain-containing protein, which translates to MATYLHPGVYIEEIPSGAKPIEGVSTSVAALIGYATAGPIGEPTLVHSWDEYKAGFGEIQSDTDHLGLAAFYFFLNGGRDAYIGRLAKDAKASTLPADTMVGRGAAASDNVLVISAKSSGKAGDRLSVNALADADGYHFNLLVRQDGEVVEAFTGLSMDDSDPAYVLAMVGGNSKYITVALPAGLSSLYKKATSVSGDLTGLAWAGIVEGMTLTLNIDNLGAKTITLGPAPGGTYDGTEVAAEIQQQVLALGPNYVGFTCAFATNVLTLTSGKKSASSAVMVRPGALATALKLGKAAGGTEKHGTEDVVPASMGTVATPTFQALTGGDDGAKPGLDDYTDFFAKLKKVRDVNIVLLPGQYMPKDGTGNPVVNAALSHCESMGSRMLLIDPPPGHELDQGATVNALSLPTSTYSVLYYPWIKVSNPFYNRDTNPTAPTTLSVAPSSFAAGIWARTDGIRGVWKAPAGVEASVRGVAALEYVVEDGDQDQLNPEGVNCLRKMPGYGHVVWGTRTLSTRANPEWRYVPVRRTALYIESSIYNGIQWAVFEPNDHRLWSSLRANIGAFMDGMFRAGAFQGQKASDAYFVRCGLGDTMTQDDIDRGQVIAVVGFAPLKPAEFVIVRIQQKVGQS; encoded by the coding sequence ATGGCCACCTATCTTCATCCCGGCGTCTATATCGAAGAGATCCCCAGCGGCGCCAAACCCATTGAAGGCGTGTCCACCAGCGTGGCCGCCCTGATCGGCTATGCCACGGCGGGCCCCATCGGCGAACCGACCCTGGTGCACAGCTGGGACGAGTACAAGGCCGGCTTCGGCGAAATCCAGTCGGACACCGATCACCTGGGCCTTGCCGCCTTCTACTTCTTCCTCAACGGTGGCCGGGATGCCTACATCGGACGGCTGGCCAAGGACGCCAAAGCCTCCACCCTGCCCGCGGACACCATGGTCGGCCGGGGGGCAGCCGCCTCGGACAACGTCTTGGTGATCAGCGCCAAGAGCAGCGGCAAGGCGGGCGACCGCCTCAGCGTCAATGCCCTGGCCGATGCCGACGGCTACCACTTCAACCTGCTGGTGCGCCAGGACGGCGAGGTGGTGGAGGCATTCACCGGCCTGTCCATGGACGATTCCGATCCGGCCTACGTGCTGGCCATGGTGGGCGGCAACTCGAAATACATCACCGTCGCCCTGCCCGCCGGTCTGAGTAGCCTGTACAAGAAGGCGACCAGCGTTTCCGGCGACCTGACCGGCCTGGCCTGGGCCGGCATCGTCGAGGGTATGACCCTGACCCTCAACATCGACAATCTGGGCGCCAAGACCATCACCCTGGGCCCGGCTCCCGGCGGCACCTACGACGGCACCGAGGTGGCGGCCGAGATCCAGCAACAGGTCCTGGCCCTGGGACCCAACTATGTCGGCTTTACCTGCGCCTTTGCCACCAATGTGCTGACCCTGACCTCGGGCAAAAAGTCCGCCTCCTCGGCGGTGATGGTGCGGCCGGGCGCCCTGGCCACCGCGCTCAAGCTCGGCAAGGCGGCGGGCGGCACCGAGAAGCACGGCACCGAGGATGTGGTGCCGGCGAGCATGGGCACGGTGGCTACCCCCACCTTCCAGGCCCTGACCGGCGGCGACGATGGCGCCAAGCCCGGCCTCGATGACTACACCGATTTCTTCGCCAAACTGAAAAAGGTCCGCGACGTCAACATCGTGCTTCTGCCCGGCCAGTACATGCCCAAGGACGGCACCGGCAATCCGGTGGTCAACGCCGCGCTCAGCCATTGCGAAAGCATGGGCAGCCGCATGCTGCTCATCGATCCGCCTCCGGGTCACGAACTCGATCAGGGGGCCACGGTCAACGCGCTCAGCCTGCCGACCTCCACCTACAGCGTGCTCTACTATCCGTGGATCAAGGTGTCCAATCCCTTCTACAACCGTGACACCAACCCCACAGCCCCGACCACCCTCAGCGTGGCACCCTCGTCCTTTGCTGCCGGCATCTGGGCGCGGACTGACGGCATCCGGGGCGTATGGAAGGCCCCGGCCGGGGTCGAGGCCTCGGTGCGCGGCGTGGCCGCCCTGGAGTACGTGGTCGAGGACGGCGATCAGGATCAGCTCAATCCCGAGGGAGTCAACTGCCTCCGCAAAATGCCCGGCTACGGCCATGTGGTCTGGGGCACCCGCACCCTGTCCACCCGGGCCAATCCCGAGTGGCGCTACGTGCCGGTGCGCCGCACCGCCCTGTATATCGAGAGCAGCATTTATAATGGCATCCAGTGGGCGGTGTTCGAGCCCAACGACCACCGGCTGTGGTCCTCGCTCCGGGCCAACATCGGCGCCTTCATGGACGGTATGTTCCGCGCCGGCGCCTTTCAGGGCCAGAAGGCCTCGGACGCCTACTTTGTCCGCTGCGGCCTCGGCGACACCATGACCCAGGACGACATCGATCGCGGCCAGGTCATCGCCGTGGTGGGCTTCGCGCCGCTCAAACCGGCCGAGTTCGTCATTGTGCGCATCCAGCAAAAAGTCGGTCAGTCCTAA